In the genome of Maribacter forsetii DSM 18668, the window TATTTCAACAAGGTACTTAACTGCGAGATGATGATGTCTTTGCTGAATTCATCTTGATTGTTCTGATATTCTATTTCAATATTCTCGACAATGGATTCTATCTGCTTTTCTTCTTTTGGTGAAAGGTGCAAGGCTTCATTGACCGAATACGAAAAGAATCCATACTTCTTGATCTGATGCGCCAAATCCGTTCCCTTTAAAAAGTCTTCGTGAAAATTGATCGAAAAACCTTTTTGTTCAAATACCACCGCCTTAGTCCATTGCAATACTTGTCTAGGCGCAATAAAAAATAAGGCTCCGTTATTAAAATCGTAATTGGTACGACCGTAGTTTAAATTGCCATCTACTATCTTTTTGAAGCTAATGGTATAGCAATCGTTGGTAATTGGTGGCGAACTTTCTTTTGGGCAAGGTAAGAATCCGTCGCCCGTGGCTGAGAACACACTTAACATAGGGTGCTCGGGTCTTGGGAGTTCTAAATAAGCCAAGTATTCCGATAAGGTTTTAAAATGCTGCATAACTACTTCTTCAATTCTTTTTCCGCTGCCAATAACTGTTTATTATACCCGTCTATTCTGGCATGTGCGGTACCGTCAACCAACAAAATAACCATCAACATGGCAATTGCGGTTATGGTACTTGCCCTCCAAATTGGGGTGCTTACAAATAGGATTACCAATGCACATGCTATGATAAGTAAAGGAATTACTTTAAAAACAATAGTATCATATTCCTTTAAGGTAGCCTCGGCACGCGCTAATTCACTGTCTACAAATGCAACGGCATCTGCATGATATGCATTTTCAAATTGCGTGACCCTTGCTTTGTTGGTAAAAAACAAACCCAGACCAATGATTAAAAGTAAACTGCCCGCAACCAATGTTGGTATAATGTAGGCTCTAGCCATATCTGTTTTCCCCAATTGCCAAAAGCCAACGCTT includes:
- a CDS encoding helix-turn-helix domain-containing protein, coding for MQHFKTLSEYLAYLELPRPEHPMLSVFSATGDGFLPCPKESSPPITNDCYTISFKKIVDGNLNYGRTNYDFNNGALFFIAPRQVLQWTKAVVFEQKGFSINFHEDFLKGTDLAHQIKKYGFFSYSVNEALHLSPKEEKQIESIVENIEIEYQNNQDEFSKDIIISQLSTLLKYANRFYERQFVNRKELSTSLLEQFNEQLSKYVASGELQENGIPSIEQIANNMSVSQRYLSDTLKKETGKTTTEHLQLLLIDEAKNMLLQPHKSIAEVAYELGFEYPHYFSRLFKKKEGVSPTEYREKYKMN